One segment of Vibrio orientalis CIP 102891 = ATCC 33934 DNA contains the following:
- a CDS encoding valine--tRNA ligase, which translates to MEKTYNPTSIEQALYQAWEEKGYFKPHGDTTKEAYSIMIPPPNVTGSLHMGHAFQDTIMDTLIRAERMKGKNTLWQVGTDHAGIATQMVVERKIAAEEGKTKHDYGRDAFIDKIWEWKNESGGTITKQLRRLGASVDWDRERFTMDDGLSNAVQEVFVRLYEDDLIYRGKRLVNWDPKLHTAISDLEVENKDKKGHMWHFRYPLANGVKTAEGNDYIVVATTRPETMLGDTGVAVNPEDPRYKDLIGKEILLPIVNRLIPIVGDEHADMEKGTGCVKITPAHDFNDYEVGKRHSLPMINILTFNADIRDAAEVFTTNGEASDVYSTELPAKYRGMERFAARKAIVAEFEELGLLDEIKDHDLTVPYGDRGGVVIEPMLTDQWYVRAAPLAEPAVKAVEDGDIQFVPKQYENMYFSWMRDIQDWCISRQLWWGHRIPAWYDNDGNVYVGRTEEEVRANNNLAPVVVLRQDDDVLDTWFSSALWTFGTQGWPEQTEDLKTFHPSDVLVTGFDIIFFWVARMIMMTMHFNKDENGKAQVPFKTVYVTGLIRDENGDKMSKSKGNVLDPIDMIDGIDLESLVEKRCGNMMQPQLAKKIEKNTRKTFENGIEPYGTDALRFTLAAMASTGRDINWDMKRLEGYRNFCNKLWNASRYVLMNTEEHDCGMSLSAEDRANMEFSLADKWIESQFELAAKEFNAHLDNYRLDMAANTLYEFIWNQFCDWYLELTKPVLWKGTEAQQQATRYMLITVLEKTLRLAHPVLPYITESIWQSVKPLVDGVEGDTIMTQALPQFNEENFNAEIVEDIEWVKTFITAIRNLRAEYDIAPSKALEVMIKVANEKDAARIEANKVVLNSLAKLDSLTVLADGAETPACATKLVGQSELMIPMAGLIDKDAELARLDKEVQKTHGEIKRIEGKLGNEGFVAKAPEAVIAKEREKLVGYQETLAKLEEQKATIAAL; encoded by the coding sequence ATGGAAAAGACATACAACCCAACTTCAATCGAACAAGCTTTATACCAAGCTTGGGAAGAGAAAGGCTACTTCAAGCCACACGGTGACACGACTAAAGAAGCTTACAGCATCATGATCCCGCCACCGAACGTCACTGGTAGCCTACACATGGGCCACGCGTTCCAAGATACGATCATGGATACTCTAATCCGTGCTGAACGTATGAAGGGTAAAAACACTCTTTGGCAAGTCGGTACTGACCACGCGGGTATCGCTACTCAGATGGTTGTTGAGCGTAAGATCGCTGCGGAAGAAGGCAAAACTAAGCACGATTACGGTCGTGATGCTTTTATCGACAAAATCTGGGAATGGAAGAACGAGTCTGGTGGCACCATCACTAAGCAGCTTCGTCGTCTTGGCGCATCTGTTGACTGGGATCGTGAGCGTTTCACAATGGATGATGGTCTATCTAACGCCGTTCAAGAAGTATTTGTTCGCCTATACGAAGATGACCTAATCTACCGTGGTAAGCGTCTAGTAAACTGGGATCCTAAACTGCACACTGCAATTTCTGATCTTGAAGTTGAAAACAAAGACAAAAAAGGCCACATGTGGCACTTCCGCTACCCACTAGCAAATGGCGTGAAGACAGCGGAAGGCAACGACTACATTGTTGTTGCGACGACTCGTCCTGAGACAATGCTTGGTGATACTGGTGTTGCGGTAAACCCAGAAGATCCACGTTACAAAGATCTAATTGGTAAAGAGATCCTACTTCCTATCGTTAACCGTCTGATCCCTATCGTAGGCGATGAGCACGCTGATATGGAGAAAGGTACAGGTTGTGTAAAGATCACACCAGCTCACGACTTTAACGACTACGAAGTTGGTAAACGTCATAGCCTACCAATGATCAACATCCTAACTTTCAATGCTGATATCCGTGATGCGGCTGAAGTATTCACCACTAACGGTGAAGCAAGCGATGTTTACTCTACTGAGCTACCAGCGAAATACCGCGGTATGGAGCGTTTCGCTGCTCGTAAAGCTATCGTTGCAGAGTTTGAAGAGCTAGGTCTTCTTGATGAAATCAAAGATCACGACCTAACAGTACCTTACGGCGACCGTGGTGGCGTGGTTATCGAACCAATGCTGACTGACCAATGGTACGTACGTGCTGCACCTCTTGCTGAACCAGCGGTTAAAGCGGTTGAAGATGGTGATATCCAGTTCGTGCCTAAGCAGTACGAAAACATGTACTTCTCTTGGATGCGTGACATTCAAGACTGGTGTATCTCTCGTCAGCTTTGGTGGGGCCACCGTATCCCTGCATGGTACGACAACGACGGCAACGTATACGTAGGCCGTACTGAAGAAGAAGTACGTGCAAACAACAACCTTGCTCCTGTAGTAGTTCTTCGCCAAGACGACGACGTACTAGATACATGGTTCTCTTCTGCGCTATGGACGTTCGGTACTCAAGGCTGGCCTGAGCAAACGGAAGATCTCAAGACGTTCCACCCTTCAGACGTTCTAGTAACGGGCTTCGACATCATCTTCTTCTGGGTTGCGCGTATGATCATGATGACCATGCACTTCAACAAAGATGAAAACGGTAAAGCACAAGTACCGTTCAAGACGGTTTACGTAACGGGTCTAATCCGTGACGAAAACGGCGACAAGATGTCTAAGTCTAAGGGTAACGTACTTGACCCTATCGATATGATCGATGGTATCGACCTTGAGTCTCTAGTAGAGAAGCGTTGTGGCAACATGATGCAGCCTCAGCTAGCGAAGAAGATCGAAAAGAACACTCGTAAGACTTTCGAAAACGGTATCGAACCATACGGTACTGACGCACTGCGTTTCACTCTTGCTGCTATGGCTTCTACTGGCCGTGACATCAACTGGGACATGAAGCGTCTTGAAGGTTACCGTAACTTCTGTAACAAGCTATGGAACGCAAGCCGTTACGTACTGATGAACACAGAAGAACACGATTGTGGCATGTCACTATCAGCAGAAGACCGTGCAAACATGGAATTCTCTCTAGCAGATAAGTGGATTGAATCTCAGTTTGAGCTAGCAGCGAAAGAGTTTAACGCTCACCTAGACAACTACCGTCTAGACATGGCAGCAAACACGCTTTACGAATTCATCTGGAACCAATTCTGTGACTGGTACCTAGAGCTGACTAAGCCTGTTCTTTGGAAAGGTACTGAAGCTCAGCAACAAGCAACTCGCTACATGCTGATCACTGTTCTAGAGAAGACACTACGTCTTGCTCACCCAGTACTGCCTTACATCACTGAATCTATCTGGCAGAGCGTTAAACCGCTAGTAGACGGTGTTGAAGGCGACACTATCATGACTCAAGCGCTTCCTCAGTTTAACGAAGAGAACTTCAACGCTGAGATCGTAGAAGACATCGAGTGGGTTAAGACGTTCATTACAGCTATCCGTAACCTACGTGCGGAATACGACATTGCACCGAGCAAAGCTCTAGAAGTAATGATTAAGGTTGCTAACGAGAAAGACGCGGCGCGTATCGAGGCAAACAAGGTCGTTCTGAACTCTCTTGCTAAGCTAGATAGCCTGACTGTTCTTGCTGATGGTGCAGAGACTCCTGCATGTGCGACTAAGCTAGTGGGTCAGTCTGAACTGATGATCCCAATGGCAGGTCTGATCGACAAAGATGCAGAGCTTGCTCGTCTTGATAAAGAAGTGCAGAAAACGCACGGCGAAATCAAGCGTATCGAAGGCAAGCTAGGTAACGAAGGTTTCGTTGCTAAAGCACCTGAAGCGGTTATCGCGAAAGAGCGTGAGAAACTAGTTGGCTACCAAGAGACACTAGCGAAGCTTGAAGAACAGAAAGCAACAATTGCTGCGCTGTAA
- a CDS encoding substrate-binding periplasmic protein, which yields MNKYLKAISMLFLLTSSTSFAATDDKIIRIAAGEWPPFIGQQLEGFGHVGQTIEKVFAAQGYQVEFHFFPWKRAYKKASEGKFVATAVWMYAEEREEFFWFSDPVAQEKFVFFHLRDTPFEWTNLNDLKGKLLGGGLGYSYGEELDALLESGQVQMNRVEDPLKAFQLLKYRRVELVPEEKHIGMFSLNKLPIETQSLITFHPKPFLSNDSFLMFSKAHPQAKELMTIFNQGLEQYKASNPKY from the coding sequence ATGAATAAATACCTTAAAGCGATTAGCATGCTTTTCCTGCTAACCTCAAGCACAAGCTTTGCTGCAACAGATGACAAGATCATTCGAATTGCAGCAGGTGAATGGCCGCCATTTATTGGTCAACAACTCGAAGGCTTTGGCCACGTAGGGCAAACCATTGAGAAGGTCTTTGCGGCTCAAGGTTATCAAGTTGAATTTCATTTCTTTCCGTGGAAACGAGCCTACAAAAAAGCCAGTGAGGGCAAATTTGTGGCTACCGCCGTATGGATGTACGCCGAAGAGCGTGAAGAATTCTTTTGGTTCAGCGATCCTGTCGCCCAAGAAAAGTTTGTTTTCTTCCACCTTAGAGATACACCATTTGAATGGACAAACCTCAATGACCTCAAAGGAAAGCTACTGGGTGGTGGTTTAGGCTATAGTTATGGCGAAGAGCTCGATGCCCTATTAGAAAGTGGACAAGTGCAAATGAATCGCGTCGAAGACCCACTCAAGGCCTTTCAGTTGCTTAAATACCGCCGTGTTGAACTCGTGCCTGAGGAGAAACACATTGGAATGTTTTCACTCAACAAACTGCCGATAGAGACACAATCGCTGATCACCTTTCACCCTAAACCGTTTCTGTCTAACGACAGCTTTTTGATGTTCTCAAAAGCCCACCCACAAGCAAAAGAGTTAATGACGATATTTAACCAAGGACTTGAGCAATATAAAGCAAGTAACCCAAAATACTAG
- a CDS encoding D-2-hydroxyacid dehydrogenase, which produces MSLPMVVFLDRSTIPLQIELPQLPFDHQWLEYDLTSPDQIVERLQDAQIVITNKVVLDRAVLSQLPKLKMIAIAATGFNNVDVQCCQELGIAVANVQGYATQSVPEHVIAMMFALKRNLKGYHNDIAAGEWQRNKQFCFFTHPISDTAGSTLGVMGSGALGQATAALAKALGMQVLFAERKGAEQCREGYVPFEQVLATSDVVTLHCPLNEQTRHLIGRQELNSMKPSSIIINTGRGGLVDEEALVDALKQGVIRGAGFDVFTDEPADESNSLIANMHLPNLLLTPHIAWGSDSSIQNLANILIDNIVAFTEGREQNRVV; this is translated from the coding sequence ATGTCGCTGCCAATGGTTGTTTTTCTCGATCGATCTACGATCCCTCTGCAGATCGAATTACCTCAATTGCCATTTGATCATCAATGGCTTGAATATGATCTCACCTCTCCCGATCAAATTGTTGAACGCTTGCAAGATGCGCAGATCGTGATCACCAATAAAGTGGTCTTGGATCGTGCTGTCTTAAGTCAGCTACCTAAGCTAAAAATGATCGCTATTGCGGCGACGGGGTTTAATAATGTTGATGTCCAATGCTGTCAGGAGTTGGGTATTGCTGTCGCTAACGTGCAAGGCTACGCCACTCAGTCGGTCCCCGAGCATGTGATTGCGATGATGTTTGCGCTCAAACGTAACTTAAAAGGTTATCACAACGATATCGCAGCGGGAGAGTGGCAGCGCAACAAGCAGTTTTGTTTCTTTACTCACCCGATCAGCGATACAGCAGGTTCAACGCTAGGCGTAATGGGGAGTGGTGCACTCGGGCAAGCAACAGCAGCTTTAGCGAAAGCATTGGGCATGCAGGTATTGTTTGCTGAACGCAAAGGGGCAGAGCAGTGCCGAGAGGGTTATGTGCCATTTGAGCAAGTTTTGGCTACTAGTGATGTGGTGACATTGCATTGTCCTCTTAACGAACAAACTCGTCACTTAATTGGGCGCCAAGAGCTTAATTCGATGAAACCAAGCAGTATCATCATTAACACGGGGCGTGGTGGTCTAGTCGATGAAGAGGCGTTGGTTGATGCACTCAAGCAAGGTGTGATTCGTGGGGCTGGGTTTGATGTCTTCACCGATGAGCCAGCAGATGAAAGCAATTCTCTGATTGCCAACATGCACCTACCTAACTTATTACTCACGCCTCATATTGCTTGGGGCAGTGATTCGTCAATTCAAAATCTGGCTAATATCCTGATCGATAATATTGTCGCGTTTACTGAAGGCAGAGAGCAGAATAGGGTTGTCTAG